A stretch of Henckelia pumila isolate YLH828 chromosome 4, ASM3356847v2, whole genome shotgun sequence DNA encodes these proteins:
- the LOC140861439 gene encoding uncharacterized protein, whose protein sequence is MAVDIKQLHLQVYGDSALVINQLLGSYEVRKPELLPYHNYARKLMGWLGDVEIEHVPRKDNKQADALAKLASTISMPNNEARVPICKNWVVPPLFEDESDEEKEDDNYTVEVFEIEKKDWRQAFVDYLKYEKLPNDPRQRVDIRRRAARFIYYKDTLYRCSFDGVFLRCLGDEETTRAMEEAHSEICGAHQSGPKLHF, encoded by the coding sequence ATGGCGGTCGATATAAAGCAATTGCATCTTCAAGTATATGGGGATTCGGCTCTGGTGATTAATCAGTTACTCGGATCATATGAAGTCAGAAAGCCTGAATTACTCCCATATCATAATTATGCTAGGAAGCTTATGGGGTGGCTCGGTGATGTGGAGATTGAGCATGTGCCGAGAAAAGACAATAAACAAGCTGATGCACTGGCCAAGCTTGCTTCTACAATTTCCATGCCAAACAATGAAGCTCGTGTGCCAATATGTAAAAATTGGGTAGTACCGCCACTTTTTGAGGATGAGAGtgatgaagaaaaagaagatGATAACTACACTGTCGAAGTATTCGAAATTGAGAAAAAAGATTGGCGTCAAGCATTTGTCGATTACTTGAAGTATGAAAAGTTGCCAAATGATCCGCGTCAAAGGGTAGACATTAGAAGACGCGCAGCGCGCTTCATCTACTACAAGGATACCTTATATAGGTGCTCATTTGATGGAGTCTTCTTACGGTGTTTAGGGGATGAAGAAACCACCCGAGCGATGGAAGAAGCTCATTCTGAAATTTGCGGAGCCCATCAATCAGGTCCAAAGCtacatttttga
- the LOC140861437 gene encoding uncharacterized protein, with translation MTANATPVKFKGNISDKSNGKKEIYQERERKKLSLKEMQSKQYPFLDSDVSGIFDDLDKIMQLARQGKISLEEDNANANQVEIQDHDSASCHVTGLQGSLFNQIGQSENNKDCAATLAFTDEDLPFGSDFHNRPLFVTCYSRERKVNRILIDGGSAVNIMPLRTMKELNIATDELANSRLMIQGFNQGGQRALGAIRLELIMGDMTSSAFFHVIDSRTSYNMLLGRPWLHENGVVPSTWHQCFKYCRDGVVIKVLGDDKPFTEAESHFADVKYYFENEKTSRIEECSPHQEPERHDDEESKIKETLEVHKEQSKGKLHVQEENLLKKMVLPLTKLDEKRPSIIGFVRPTQGAEVEHGEYSELQNAKGFDPKAYKLLIKAGYNPNENLTLGKLPSGISNKQAALQENARTVQKTRLGLGFIPQSPIRIAIKRVSLNYIAEYEYSSKTVVDEQNKKDQQVSVFDRLGRRKRQRNRQRLNFPKHLHEAHNQQIPKILQSLIPSRMKRCTTLIISCNKILKAKMQTVIYTQTQKDEDDTKSVASCHITSNEEENSSEEDAEIAPLELEEGGARPIKQAQRRFRPVLIPPIETEINKLIEVGFIREVKYPTWISSIVPVKKKNEQIRVCVDFRDLNDACPKYDFPLPITELMIDAIMGHEALSYMDGSSGYNQIRMAPEDEELTAFRTPKGIYCYKVMSFGLKNASATYQRAMQNIFDDMLHKNVECYLDDVVVKSKWRNNHLEDLRRIFERLRKYQIKMNPLKCAFGVTSGKFLGFIVRHRGIEIKQAKIYAILKMSGPRNIHELKSLQGKLAYIRRFISNLAGRCQPFSRLMKKGVPFKWD, from the exons ATGACAGCTAATGCCACACCTGTCAAATTCAAGGGAAATATAAGTGATAAAAGCAATGGCAAGAAAGAAATATATCAGGAAAGAGAGCGAAAAAAGTTGAGTTTAAAGGAGATGCAATCGAAACAATACCCTTTTCTCGACTCTGATGTATCGGGGATATTTGATGATTTG gataaaatcatgcaattggCTCGCCAAGGAAAAATATCACTTGAAGAGGATAATGCGAATGCCAATCAAGTCGAAATACAGGACCATGATAGTGCATCTTGCCACGTAACAGGTTTACAAGGAAGTCTCTTCAACCAGATCGGTCAGTCTGAAAATAATAAAGATTGTGCAGCAACCTTAGCATTCACTGACGAAGATCTACCGTTTGGTTCTGACTTTCACAATCGGCCTTTATTCGTCACATGCTATAGTCGCGAGAGAAAGGTGAATAGGATATTAATTGATGGAGGCTCTGCAGTTAATATTATGCCTTTGCGCACgatgaaggagttgaatattGCCACAGATGAACTTGCAAATAGTCGCCTGATGATCCAAGGATTCAATCAAGGAGGACAAAGGGCTCTTGGGGCCATAAGATTAGAACTAATAATGGGTGATATGACCTCAAGTGCATTCTTTCATGTCATAGACTCCAGGACATCATACAACATGTTGCTTGGTCGACCATGGCTTCATGAAAATGGGGTAGTTCCTTCTACATGGCATCAATGTTTTAAATACTGTCGAGACGGGGTGGTAATAAAAGTACTTGGAGATGATAAACCATTTACCGAGGCCGAGTCACACTTTGCCGATGTCAAGTACTACTTTGAGAATGAGAAGACATCAAGAATCGAAGAGTGTTCACCTCATCAGGAACCCGAAAGACATGATGATGAAGAAAGTAAGATTAAAGAAACCTTGGAAGTTCATAAAGAGCAATCAAAAGGTAAATTGCATGTCCAAgaagaaaatcttttgaaaaagATGGTACTTCCTTTAACAAAGCTTGATGAAAAACGACCATCTATCATCGGATTTGTCCGTCCAACTCAAGGGGCTGAGGTAGAACATGGGGAATACTCAGAACTACAGAATGCGAAGGGCTTTGATCCAAAAGCTTATAAACTACTCATTAAAGCCGGATACAACCCAAATGAAAACCTCACCTTGGGTAAACTCCCCTCAGGAATTTCTAACAAACAAGCGGCTCTTCAAGAAAATGCGCGTACTGTTCAAAAAACTCGACTAGGCCTTGGGTTCATTCCACAAAGTCCCATCCGCATTGCCATCAAAAGAGTCAGCCTCAACTATATTGCTGAATATGAGTACTCGTCAAAAACCGTCGTTGAcgaacaaaacaaaaaagatCAACAAGTGTCTGTCTTTGATAGGTTGGGCCGGCGTAAAAGGCAAAGAAATCGACAAAGATTGAACTTTCCAAAGCATTTGCATGAGGCGCATAATCAGCAAATCCCGAAAATATTGCAAAGTTTGATTCCATCCCGCATGAAACGATGCACCACATTGATTATATCATGCAATAAGATCCTGAAGGCTAAGATGCAAACAGTGATTTACACTCAAACTCAAAAAGATGAGGATGATACAAAAAGTGTTGCTTCATGTCACATTACTTCAAATGAAGAAGAAAATTCATCAGAGGAAGATGCTGAAATTGCTCcccttgaacttgaagaaggG GGAGCTCGACCTATCAAGCAAGCTCAACGAAGGTTCCGCCCTGTGTTAATCCCTCCAATCGAAACTGAGATTAACAAACTCATTGAGGTTGGATTCATCCGTGAAGTCAAGTATCCTACATGGATATCCAGCATAGTTCCTGTAAAGAAAAAGAATGAACAAATTCGGGTTTGTGTTGACTTTCGAGATCTGAATGATGCATGCCCAAAATATGACTTTCCATTacctatcactgaactcatgaTTGATGCCATAATGGGTCACGAAGCATTGTCTTACATGGATGGATCTTCTGGATATAATCAAATTCGCATGGCGCCAGAAGATGAAGAGTTAACTGCATTTCGCACTCCAAAGGGTATATATTGCTACAAAGTGATGTCATTTGGATTAAAGAATGCTAGTGCCACTTATCAAAGGGCAATGCAGAATATTTTTGACGACATGTTACACAAAAATGTCGAAtgttatcttgatgatgtggtTGTTAAATCCAAATGGAGAAATAACCACTTGGAAGATTTAAGAAGAATTTTTGAGCGCCTAAGAAAGTACCAAATCAAGATGAATCCTTTGAAATGCGCATTCGGTGTCACATCAGGAAAATTCCTTGGATTTATTGTCCGACATCGAGGGATTGAAATCAAGCAAGCCAAAATTTATGCAATCTTAAAAATGTCCGGACCTCGAAATATCCACGAGCTGAAAAGTTTGCAAGGAAAATTGGCATATATCAGGAGGTTCATCTCAAATTTGGCTGGGCGTTGTCAACCGTTTAGCCGCCTCATGAAAAAAGGAGTTCCATTTAAGTGGGACTAA